In the Arachis ipaensis cultivar K30076 chromosome B04, Araip1.1, whole genome shotgun sequence genome, aagactagcaggtcatgattattactgctttttagatggctactcaggctataaccagattacaGTAGattcccaggatcaagagaaaacagtattcacatgtccatctggagtgtttgcttatagaaggatgccgNNNNNNNNNNNNNNNNNNNNNNNNNNNNNNNNNNNNNNNNNNNNNNNNNNNNNNNNNNNcaagagtttgatatagaaataagagacagaaaagggacaaagaaccaagtggctgatcatctgtcccggatagagccagtagaagggacatcccaaccctctcttgagatctctgagacttttccgaatgagcaattatttgccattcaggaaacaccatggtttgcagacattacaaactataaagctgcaaggttcatacacaaagagtacaacaggcaacaaaagaaaaaattaatcactgatgcaaagtactacttgtgggatgaaccctatctcttcaaGAGATGTGTAGACAgaataatctgtaggtgtgtgcctagagaagaagcacagaggatcctatggcattgccatggatcacaatatggaggccatttcggaggtgagcgaacagccaccaaggtcctccaatgtgtcttctattggcccacactttatagagattcccgagagtttgtacgtaactgtgacagttgccaaagagctggtaatctacctcatggttacgccatgcctcaacaaggaatcttggagattgagttgtttgacgtatggggaattgacttcatgggacctttcccaccatcatactcaaacacttatattctggttgtagttgactacgtatcaaaatgggtagaggccgttgccacacccaccaatgatactaaaacagtgctgaagttcctccagaaatatatcttcagcaggtttggggtccctagagtactaatcagtgatgggggcactcacttctgcaacaaacaactttactctgccatggtccggtatgggattcgccacaaggtggcaactccatatcatccacaaactaatgggcaagctgaagtctctaacagagagctaaaaagaatcctagaacagactgtaaatacccgtagaaaggattgggcaagaagcttggatgatgctctgtgggcatacagaacagcatttaagactcctatagggacctctccataccaacttgtatatggtaaggcatgtcacctgcccgtggaactggaacataaagcctactaggcaaccagattcctgaactttgatgccaaattagctggagaaaaaagattgcttcagctaaatgagccagaggaattcagattcactgctttcgaaaatgccaagctttataaagagaaataaaaaaagtggcatgacagaaagttgtcatctagaatctttaaaccaagacagaaggttctgttgtttaactttagactcaggctattcctcgggaaactgaaatcctggtggaggggaccatatgtgattacaagtgtatcaccatatggttatgtggaacttcaagatattgattctgataagaagttcattgttaatggacagagaatcaagcactatcttgaaggcaatattgagcaagagtgctcaagactgaagctaaattaaaagctcagcaaggtccagctaaagacaataaagaagcgcttgctgggaggcaacccagccacggggcatcacttcctctaagcattttgccctattcttgattttatttgtttatataaagttcattgatactaaggtaaagagtcaattgtataagtttacagggttacagaaggattctgcacacaaaacagagaaaaagagctcactggcaagaaaatgccagtaaggatagccatctgggcgttaaacgccagaaagaagcatcttctggcgttgaacaccagaaagaagctccttctaggcgtttaacgccagatttacagcgtcctgggcgttcagaaaaacgcccagtgacaaaggagttcctattttaaaaacccattcggcctccttcctctcatccaccatcctacactagctctccttctatccctctccgttcttttctttttcttgaggacaagcaaacctctaagtttggtgtgtttatccgtgatcactaaaccatacccactaagatcatagctcctaaaggaaaacaacccactccaagaggcaagaaagagagtgttccaaaaccactttggaatcaaaggaagttcttaactaaagaacattcagaccattattacaaaataatgggtctaagatcagtgatcccggaagttagattcgatctgaaagaagacgaatatccggagatctaggagcgaattcgaatcaggaactgggagatcctagctaatcctgaaacgaaagtgggaaggaatatggtcctggagttctatgctaatatgtggcaaacagacaagcaaagactatctggatctgctctctatgactatcggaccttggtcagaggaaagattgttcatacccaccctgacaagatcagggagatcttaaagctacctcagctgaaagatgatccagactccttcaataggagaatgatgagaacaaacaagggcctggataagattctagaggatatatgtatccctggagccaggtggaccaccaacacgaagggtgtcccaaatcaactcaaaagagaagatctcaaaccagtcgccagaggacggctggacttcattgggcattctctgctgcccactagcaaccattctgaagtcactattagaagagcagtgatgatccattgcgtcatgatgggaaaagaagtgaaagttcatcaactgatttcaactgaattttacaaaattgcaaacaaaaattccaaagatgccaggttggcttatccaagcttgatttctatgctctgcaaggacgctggagtaaggatgggaataactgagtatatctcagttgagcggccaatcaccaaagcatcaatggaaaaacaacaagcacaggatgaccccatcaagaagagaacacaggaaattctcccagaaatccctcaatctgaatactgggagtatcttgaaacatctattaccaagatgcaagaagctatggaacaaataaagaaagaacagaaggaataaagtagcattctttgctatttgcttaaagaataggaggagcaagggcgtgatttaagggaattgaagcgccagaaattatctcttgaaggaccaagcaccccgcagattagaggaacatcgaCTTCCCAGAAcacaggttgttaaattccaattttagccttaactctgtgataactgtttttattttagctttaccttaggagtcatatagtagtaattagtatctatatttttgattttatctccaattaagctataatttaattttatcatcatcattaaacatgaataaaatagaagaatttctttagaataagaggcaataaatttcgagttttttttacaagaaaaattctaattatttacatgtggtggcaatgctttctgtctcctgaatgaatgcttgaatagtgcatatgtcttttgaatttgatgcttTCTGTctcctgaatgaatgcttgaacagtgcatatgtcttttgaatttgatgtttaagactgttaaatatgttggctcttgaaagaatgatgaacatgaaacatgttattgataatctgaaaaatcataaaaatgattcttgaagcaagaaaaagcagtgaatacaaaagcttgcagaaaaaaaaatatagagaaagaaaaagaaaaagcaagcagaaaaagcaagcagaaaaagtcaaagctcttaaaaccaaaaggcaagagcaaaaagccaatagcccttaaaaccaaaaggcaagggtaaaaaggatctaaggctttgagcatcagtggataggagggcctaaaggaataaaatcctagcctaagcggctaaaccaagctgtccctaaccatgtgcttgtggcgtgaaggtgtaaagtgaaaacttgagactaagcggttaaagtcaaggtccaaagcaaaaagaagagtgtgcttaagaactttggacacctctaattggggactttagcaaaactgagtcacaatctgaaaaggttcacccaatcatgtgtctgtggcatttatgtatccggtggtaatactggaaaacaaagtgcttagggccacggccaagactcataaagtagctgtgttcaagaatcaNNNNNNNNNNNNNNNNNNNNNNNNNNNNNNNNNNNNNNNNNNNNNNNNNNNNNNNNNNNNNNNNNNNaaaaagctactagtcctgctcatctaattagaatctgagcttcactcaaaaactctgagatattattgcttcttgacttattagtagtctattttatttatctagttgcttggggacaagcaacagtttaagtttggtgttgtgatgagcggatattttatacgctttttggggttaatttcatatagtttttagtatgttttagttagtttttagtttattttcattagtttctaggcaaaattcatatttctagactttactatgagtttgtgtgtttttttgtaatttcaggtattttctggctgaaattgagggagctgagcaaaaatctgattcggctgaaaaaggactgctgatgctgttggattctgacctctctgcactcggaatggaatttctggagttacaagagtccaaatggcgcgcttccaattgtgttggaaagtagacatccagggatttccagcaatatataatagtacatactttgcttaaggatagacgatgtaaactggcgttcaacgccagttccatgttgcagtctggcgtccagcgccagaaacatgttacaagttggagttcaacgccagaaacaggttacaacctggcgttgaatgcccaaaacagcccatgcatgtgagaagcttaagtctcaaccccagcacacaccaagtgggccccagaagtggatttctgcaccatctatcatagtttactcattttctgtaaacctaggttactagtttagtatttaaacaacttttagagatttattttgtatctcatgaaattttagatctaaaagaattattttattgttttcctgactaagagttacaagataaccatagattgcttcaagccaacaatctccgtgggatcgacccttactcacgtaaggtattacttggacgacccagtacacttgctggttagtcgtgcgaatttgtgaagaactgtgatttccaattttgtgcaccacccTTTAAAGATTTTGGACAAAAAATGATTATTtattttaagaaataagaattaaACTGATACGTAAATAAAGAACATTAGATAACTAACTAAACTATGCCAATTTTGAAAGCATCCACTTTGAAAGATGTCTCCATTAGATAACTAACTGATATGTCTCCTACTGCACATTAATAATGAGGAAAGGAACAGTTTTGCTGCATGAAGAAACAATTTTTCAGTTCAAGTAAAATGAAGATAGCAAATTGTACAGGATTATTGTATGTAAGTACATCGAAAATATTCGCAACTGAAGATAGGACTCTACAGCCTCTACCAAGAGGTAAAGAAGCAGATAATAGGCTTAGCATGACAATCCTAAAGTTTCTCCTCCAACTACAAGATTCCCAAATCCCAATTAACAAATGCCAACTCTATGCCCATCACAAATAACATAAAGCATACTAGTCTAAACTTTCAAGAAACAGAATCTGTATCTACAAGATAAAATGCAATCTCTGAAAACATAAAGTTGCATACATCACTCAAAAATAATAGTATATCTTTCTATCAGCTAGGTATCCCATGCTTAGAAATATCATAATAAAGCATCCATAAATTCCTTTGATAAgataatttcttttaaaaagggTTTCATCTGACTAAATAAAAAATCTCATACCTCTAAGCAGAATAAATGCCTTACTTTCTTTTGAAATGAATGTACAAACATGGCTTATGGAATAGCATTTGTTCCACAAATTAATGGAAAAAAAAGCAGAATAAAAGAGTAGATTTTCTGTTTAGATTCTCTCAACACTTCTAAgaacagtgatgagcggataatttatacactttttggcattgtttttacatagttttcagtatgatttagttagtttttagtatatttttattagtttttaattaaaaatcatatttttggactttactatgagtttgtgtgtttttctggctgaaattgagggacttgagcaaaaatcaaattcaaaggttgaagaaggactgcagatgctgttggattctgacctccctgcactcaaagtggatttctggatctacagaactccaaatggcacgctctcaattacgttagaaagtagacatccagggctttccagcaatatataatagtccatactttgcctgagtttagacgatgcaaactggcgttgaacgccagttccatgctgcattctggagtcaaacgccagaaacaggttgcaaagtggagttaaacgccagaaacacgttacaaactggtgttcaactccaagaatgacctctccacgtgaaagcttcatgctcagcccaagcacataccaagtgggccccagaagtggatttctacattatTTACTTAtatctgtaaaccctagtaactagtttagtataaatagaactttttactattgtatttacatctttagtttcatctttagatcacgtttgggggctgacagtgcattggaccattttcacagagaggatgggatatagccattgacaacggtgattccctacataaatcttgccatggaaaggagtaggaaggattggatgaagacagcaggaaagtagaggttcagagggacgaaagcatctctatacgcttatctgaaattctcaccaatgaattacataagtaccactatcctattttatattttatttatcatttacttatcaattcataaaatcagttgaatccgcctgattgagatttacaaggtgaccatagcttgcttcaagccgacaatctccgtgggatcgactcttactcacgtaaggtttattacttggacgacccagtgcacttgctggttagttgtacgaagttgtgaaacagaattaagaacatgaacgtgcgtattgagtttttagcgccgttaccaaggaaggaatgatcacgatttcgcacaccaaacaGTAAAGTTGAAAAACTCAGTAGCTACTTTTCACATATATGATCATAATAATATATATTCATTATTATTGTTTCACATTTTCAACAAACCATAGGAAAATGGTACATAGAAGTCTAAAACTTTAACAAGAACTAAAAATGTAGACATAGTATATATATGATTGGTTCATCATTTTCTCTCATTCTTGGAGTAAAATCTCAGTACCAAGTAGAAGAAGAACATGTAAAGAACACCCCAAGCTAGCAAGGTCAAGATATCATACCTGGTGAGTACATGAATTATGGGCTGGGTGTTGCCATCTGTCAACGGGTTAAATGGGCTGGGTATCGGATCATCACGTCCACTGTATAAGCAAGCAGCTGCACACAGTCATTAATTAAAATCGCCAACATACACACATTAtttactaattaactaactagaaTCACCACTTCATGCCTTTTCTCTCTTACCTGCGCAGTATATAAACCTAAGATCTATTTCACCCCCAATATGAATAACCATAAAACTGTTTAACAGAAATAAAATCACAAGTCAATTTTGGAAATACATGATAGTTGATCATTCCATCTTTTAGTACCTTAAAGCGTGATCTATTAACATAACCATTAACAAATGAAGATATCTAAGATGACCAAAAGAAATCAGAGCACTGCACAGTAAATAGGACCCAATAAACAGTTAGAGAAATCAACTACCAATGTCAATATACAACTTAACTAATCCATATAAGTACCACACGCTTCACATTAATATATGTACAATATTTTACAACGTACTCATAATTATGATCTAGAACTAGAAGCAGTACCTTACGGAACTCCCCGGTTGTGTGATGAGCAACATCCTCCTCGAGAGACTTCTTATAACGAGCATGATAAGCCTTCCTTGCGAAAAGCAATTGGTCAGAGGACCTGGTACAAGCTATTTCCATCAAAACATGATTGCTTGAAGTCCATCTTTTGGTTGCTTTGTTCGCCAAAAATGCATCTCGCTCAGCAGGATCAAGTGTCCAAAGAAGTACCAGCCTCCGAAAGAATAATATTCAAAGTGAATCTCAGTTTCAAATAATATAATGTATATATTGTTCATATAGCCAAGTTTTGTTATTAGCTTTAATCATCAAACTTGTTACTTCCTCCATTCCCTTTTCCCTGATAATGTAAAAATCTAGTAGATCTTTGGATCAATTAATTTGAACCTAGAACCAATATAATTCAAGGCCAGACACATTGATATAAGGATGTATCAAATTTTCATGGTAACAGACAAAAGGAAATGAAGTGAGTATTATTCATGCTCCCATGATTAGATTGATACCTTCTTGACCTGAGAACCCAGATATTAACTAAAAACTCTGTTCAAATTTCAATAAGCAAACAGACTTAATGAAACCAATTTCTTTTGCCATCTATATTGACACATCCTCAGTCAGATCTACCAGCAACACAAACCAAAAGATTAAAAACAAATGTCTCCATAATTCTATGGTACTGACCTCAAAGTCATTGCTGAGCTCCTTGTCCAAGGCCTTGAGGAGATCTTCTCCATAAGTCTCAAAATAAGTTTCTCGAATCAGCTTCCTCTGAGCAGCATTTTGATGACCCAAAATCGATATGATCAAATCCTCGTTAGTTCCTTATCCTGCAATTATATTTGATCAATTGCAACAATTCATCAGAAAACACATCAAATCATAGTTTGCACAACTGATAAACCAAATTATAagattgcattaaaaaaaattaacacacaAACTGAATGATCTTTACAATAATCACACAGATCAAACAATCATGTATTTCTCTCTTGAAAGTTTCCATGGGAAGAGAAACGGGTGCCTTCTGCTTAGCGTCTAGTTTCTCGGCAAGGTCAGCGTAAAACTCGAAGCAACCAGCAACATCATCCTAACATAAAATCAAGCATGAATCAAAGAATTACAGTAATAATCAGAGAGAATCATCTGAAATTGAAGCAGAATTAAAGTACCATGTCCCAGGAAGCTTTATCGAGTGGTTTTCCGCATTCAAGGGATTCAAGCTTAGCGAGGTGATCCTTTCTCTCGACGACCTTAGAAGTAATGGCGTGGAGATAGCAGGCTCCGTGAGCGCCGGAAGCAAAAGGCCAGTCATTGCCTTTGTTGCGGTTGAGTGCTCTTCTAGCGGTGGCGACGACCCAGTCAAAATGTACATTGACTGTGCAAAGCAAGCGAACCTTTTGGTGTTAGGGTTTTGCCATTGCAATGTAGCTGTATGACAATTCCATATGCATGCAGTGAGGACTTCGAAGGTGGTGGAAGATTGAGCAAGATGACGAGGGAGGAGGGTAGAGAATAGCAGCGCGGAGGAAGGAAAGGCAACCTCCGTTGGCTGACTGACACCGTGAGTAGTGAGCGTAGGGAATGCGAGCGCCAGCAGAGACGGGTTAGGAGAGACGACGGAGGGAGTGCCGGTAGAGGAGAGAGTGAAAGCGCCGATGATGAGCTCTGTCTGAGTTGGGGATGAGCAACAGAGTCTGAGTGTTAGGGTTTCAAAGCATTAGTATAAGTGTCAGGGGAGAAAAGTAGAAGAGTCTGATGAGTCTTGTAGCTTGTTGGGGaaccttttcgccacgcttttttagGGATGCCAAGATCAAAcacttttgccacgcttttttagGGGTGCCGAGATCATAAACTTTTCGCCACGTTTTAA is a window encoding:
- the LOC110271537 gene encoding annexin D1-like, whose amino-acid sequence is GTNEDLIISILGHQNAAQRKLIRETYFETYGEDLLKALDKELSNDFERLVLLWTLDPAERDAFLANKATKRWTSSNHVLMEIACTRSSDQLLFARKAYHARYKKSLEEDVAHHTTGEFRKVLLLVLDHNYEYVVKYCTYINVKRVISSFVNGYVNRSRFKILGLYTAQWT